The nucleotide sequence GATCTGATTCCTTTTTGATCGAATCGGGAATCGCTTTTCCTTCAGCAACAAACCGTGAGGACTTTCCCTCTTCTTCCCCATCCAGAGGTTTAGCAGCCAGGGGAATTTCATGTTCTTTGTCACCGATCTCAAGATCAAAATCGATTTCCTTCCCGGCAATCGGGAATGCAGTTTTGGCATCGGGCCCCAGAATATAGGCTGTCAGTGTGCGGCCTGCTTCATCGAAGACCACTTCCACATGATACTGTTCCTCACCGACTTCCAGTAGATGCCCACCATTGGGGCCATGGGCATGATCGTGCCCGTGTGCATGTTCTGCTTCCACCGATGCAGCCGAATCTTTGTCGTCAAAAGTACGGGTATCGCTCTGCGCGGAACACCCCGTGAAGAGTGCCAGTCCAAAACTGCATAATGCCACTTGAATGGTTTGATTGAAACGCATTTCTGATTCCTTATCAATCTGGTAAAAATATTTGGGAAAATTCCGTCAGCCGATCTGCCACCGCCGACGGAACGAATCATAACAGTATTACTTGTAAATAAAAGCAGTCCGGGATTAGATTTTAAAGCCGCTTTATTGAATCCCTTCTTCCTCTGCCAGAGCCGTTTCCGCATCATCATCCTGAATATAGGTTTTTCCTTTATAGAACCTGGCAACAAACACAAAAAGAACCGCAGCGACAAACATCAAACCGGAAAAGAACCAGAAATAAGAGGCGCCTTCCAGACGGGAAGTATTTTCATCAATCATAATAAATTTATTGACTTCTGCAGTCATCAGATTCCCGGCCGTCATGGATAGAAAATACAAAGACATAATGAATGATTTCATTGATTTCGGTGCCTGTGTATAAGAAAATTCCAGGCAGGTAATGGAAACCATCACTTCTCCAGCGGTCAAGACAAAATAGGGAAGCGCCTGCCAGAGAATAGAGGGAGGGCTGCCTGCAGAAGAGTCGATGCGGATCTGTATCAATGCAGTGATTGCAAACGAAGCCGCTGCCAGAAAAAAACCAATCGATATCTTTCGGAGGGGAGTCAGGGGAAATACTTTGTCAATTAATGGGTAAATCACATAGGAAAAAGTGGGAATCAGGATCAGGATAAACAGAGGATTAAATGCCTGCACTTCGGCAGCCCCCAGTTTAATATTTCCCCAGGGAGTCATCAGATCCTGATTCATATTGACTCCCTGTAGTACCCAGGAGGAACCTGTTTGATCAAAGAGAGACCAGAAAATGGGAAGAAAGACATAATACAATACGGAAAGATTCAACAACGCCTGTAAGCCTTCTTTCCCAAACGTTTCTGTACGAAATTTTTTCCAGCCGGATGCAGGGATATGCACAAACTGGTTACGCCCCAACCAGAATAGAATCGTGGCCAGCAGCATCAGTATCCCGGGAATCCCAAATGCATAATGTGGACCATAATATTCGAGTACCTTGGGAATCATAATCGAAGCAACAAAAGCACCGAGATTAATGGCGAGATAAAACCAGCCAAATACTTTGCTAAGCAGATGATGATTCTTATTCCCAAACTGGTCACCCACATGTGCAGAGACGCAAGGCTTAATTCCCCCTGCTCCGATGGCAATCAGACTCAGGCCAATAAACAATCCGACGCGTGTTTCATCAATGGCAAGCGCCAGATGTCCCAGGCAGTACACAATCGAAAGAATGAGAATGGTTTTATACTTTCCCCAGAACACATCGGAGAGAATCGATCCGAGAAGTGGAAAGAAGTAGACGGCTGCAACAAACTGGTGGAAATAAGCAATCGCCTGTTCATTCTGCATGTGATCCGGTTTGCCACTGGCATTCAGCATGAATTGTGTCATGAACACAACAAGAATTCCGCGCATTCCGTAAAAGCTGAAGCGCTCCGCTGCTTCATTTCCCACGATATAGGGAATCCCGGAAGGCATTTTCTCTGTTGGAACGGGTGCCGTTTTATATTTTGCCTGTGCCATAAATGAATCAAGTCCTTTGATAAAATTCAGCGCTCGTGATGTGTGTTTCTATTGTCCTGCCAGTCCGATTCGATCCGTTGCACCTGGACGCCGTCTTTCGAAGGTGAAAACTGGTAAATACAGTCAGCATAGCGTTCAAACATGCTGGAATCATGATGGCTGATCATGATGATCTGAAAGCCGAGCGCTTCCCCTGCTTCATGAATGATTTTGACAAGTCGCGGCACCAGGTCGGGGCGTAACCAGCAATCCTGCTCATCCAGGACAAGTACGCGGCGGTGCTCCTTCTCATCAAGGGTCATCAGGGCAAACATCCGCAATCCGACTGAAAGGACATTGGCAACCGAGCCTCCCTGACCACGCATGATGTCTTCGATATTCCCCTCACGTTCAATCTGGAATTCCACACTGGCCGAATTGTGCTTCCACTCTGCGTTGGCTTTGAGCTTCAAAGGCTGTTCAAGAACCTCCTGCAGAGCGATTGTCAGTTTTTCCTGAATCAGCTGCAGTTCCTGCTCAAACAGCTGACCGCTGAGAGTTTCCAGAGCTTCGGTCACCTGTCCGGAAATTGCCACGTATTGTTCGGTTAACCGTATTTGTTCGGACAGCGTGGTTTTTTCTTTCATTTTCTGCTTCCGAACCGCGGCCAGTTCCCAGCATCTGCGTTGTAATGCAAGTGGAGAGCGCAGTTCTTCCGTAGCAAAATCCGGTTCATGGGGAGAAGGCGGTTTATTCATCATTGGTGATCTTTATCTACTGCTCTCAGGATTCAGTTCGCGTCTGTGGCGTGATGCTCGGTTTCAATCTTCTGCAGTTCCGCTTCAATTTGAACGAGACTCTGATGATATTCCGCACGCTTTCGTGTATTTTCAGCCTTCATCTGCTCTAACTTTTCTTTTAAGGCATCCAGCTGATCGGTGCCGTATTCGTCCCGTGCCTGCTGTTTCAGTTCGTTCAGATTTTGCTCTGCATTGACCAGATCGCGTTCTGATTCAATCTTGCGCTTATTCAGTTTCTGAAACTGTTCCGTTAACGCTTCTATTTCGGGCACTGCCCCTGATCGATCAGTCGACATGATGGGAAACCTCACTTGCTAATTTGCGTACTTCATCCGCGACCGCGGCCTGAAACTGTGTTAAATTTTTTTCCAGAAATAATTTCAGCCCTGCACCACTGTCTGTGCGACGTGTCTGTAATTCGGCCAGGCCTGAAATGAAAGCGGAAGGAAGTCCCTGCTCGGAATCATCCTGTACTTCCGCGTGAAAGATTTCGTCGAATGGACGATGGGGTACTTCGATGACAGACCTCTGCCAGCCCTCCCCCGTGACTTCCAGCTTCAACACCGAAGGCACGTGTGCCCGTGATGCATCACTACGGGAGCGGCGGACGATGTTACCGGGAGTCACCCAGGTGGTCTGCCCTTTTACGACATCTTCCAGCCTACGATGGATATGACCGTTAATCACATAATCCACCCCCTTGATCTCATAGGGCTTATAATGCCCCTGCTCCTCGTAGCCGGGCACGATCAGATCGTGATGCGAAACCCAGATGGCCAGGGGAGTCTCTTCACACGGATCGATCTCAAGTGACTTTGGCAGCTTTTTTCCCCAGGAAGTCCCACCGATCAACACCGGTCGCCCCTGCATTTTTCCTCGCCAGGGGGTCTCGTCTGAGAGCAGATGATATTTTCCGGCCTGTATGAGAATACTCAGAGTGTCGTGTTCATTCAGTTGATTTTCCCGACAATCATGATTTCCGTAAATCCCGTAAACGGGTGTCTCAAATAAATTCAACAGCTGACATAACAGCCAGTTCTGATTGTCGCGGGGCACATGGAACAAATCCCCCAGCAGCACAGACAGCAGGTTCTGCTCGCGGGCAGTCTCTATACACCAGCTCAGTTTTTCCAGCACGACCAGTGGGTAGTCATCTTTCCGAAATCCGGGGATGCGGCCTTCGACATGGGGATCGCCAATCAACAGCACGCCGGAGTAGTTTTCATGCGCCATGTGCGTGCCCCTTTAATCCTGTTTCTGCGGTTCTGATAAACTGGTCGGGCTCTAATGCTGCACCACAGGTCGGGCAACTGGGATTCTCTTTGACCCAGTTCTGTAATTGATCACGGACAGCCTCATATTCCGACTCGCATTCCGCATGAATTACCTGCTGATGGTTGAACTGGACAGCCGCCTGCTCCCATTGCTGACAGAGTTGCTCTATTCTCTCCAGATCGGTCAACTCAGGAGGAGGCACGCAGGCCTCCAGCACTTCTGATTCCAGTCTGTCGAGCTGTCTACGTTCTTCCGACACGGCAATTTTTTGAATCAATTTTTGTAAAGGATCCGTTTCAGCCAGTGAGGGAGGTTCTTTCAGTAGATTGAGACAATCCCCCGTAGCGGAAGCAGACCTTAACTCCAGTTCCTGAGTTCTGATCTCCCGAATCAATTTCTCGAGTCGCTCCGTCTGTTCCAATGGGGGCGGATTCGCCAGTGGCTGGAGCGTTGACACCTGAAAATGAGCGACGCGCGTCTTATTCTCAAAAGCTTCATATCGCTGAGTCAAGACTTCCAGTGGTTTCTCATTTTCCTGTTCCAGCGAACCAGGTAATTTATTCAACGTTGCTACGGTACCTGTTAACTGTAACACACGCTGGTCTGCATGCTGATAATCCTGAAGGAATGCTTCCAGATCTCTGATTCGCTGCTGCTCCTTAAGCAATGCTTCATAGCTTAGATTGAGCGACTCCAGGCGGGTCTCCAGTTCAGGAACCGGTTTCAGTAATTCAAGTACAATTTCAGTCGACTTTAACTCGTTCTGCTGTCGCTGATACTCCTGTTGCGCGGATTTCACTTTACTGCGATGCAGCTTCTGCATCTCGATTAAAACCGATGCATCGGAAGACGAAGCAAAGAATCGGGCTGCTCGACTGCCACGGTCCCCCAGTAAAAATATCGGAGATTTCTGTTCGCCAAAATGGACATCGAATTCGTCAGTGTCCCCCGCTTTGACTTTGGAAAGTTTCAATATTTCATGTAACTGATCGGGAACACTGTTCCTCAAGCGATGATAATCAACACCATCAATATTATAGCTGACCGTTTTCTTTTTACGTTTCCACTCAATTGTGTGTCCGTCGTCCGTTTCGACGATCACGCGACACTCTTTTTCGCCATGTCTGACCATGAAATCGCCGGTAGTATTCTCTGCCAGGATCTGAAGTGCAGAGACAAAAGCAGACTTGCCGCAATTGTTGGGTCCGGTCAGCACCGTCAGGCCGGGCGACAGATCAATCACGGTGTGTGAATGGCTCATAAAATTGTGTAATGTAATCCGTTTTAACATGTCAGAAAGTATAATCTCCATTCTCAATAATTCACAGGACAGGCACACCCGGTATTTCAGATCCTGAGAGAATCAGACTATTGCGTTTACCGACTGGTTTGTGTCAAATAAATGGTAGCGATATGCCGGATCTGATAAGGTCTGCTGCACTTTACTTCGTTTTCTCTCCCCACCTTGTTTGATGTAAGGGCAGCCGTCCATGTTTTCATCGTATTCGATTCTGACAGGCGTTCTGATACTGCTTCCAATATTGTGTTCGCTGTTTGATTCTCAACTGCTCTCGGCTGCCGAAGAGTACAGGGTGTATGTGGGCACTTATACCCGCGGCAGTGAAAGCCAGGGAATTTATCAACTGAGCATGGACTCTCAGACAGGTAAATTATCTCTGGTGAACGTCACTGAGAATGTGGATAATCCCTCGTTCCTGGCAATTCACCCCAATCAGAAATTCCTGTATGCCGTTAATGAAGTTCGTAATTTCAAGGGGCAAAAATCGGGAGCCGTCAGCGCTTTTTCCATAGATCCTCAGTCAGGGAATTTGACGTTTCTCAACCAGCAGGCTTCCCGAGGAGGTGATCCGTGCCACCTGGTGGTTGATGCTACCGGTAAGTATGTACTTGTAGCAAATTACGGGGGAGGCAATATCTGTTCGTTACCTCTGCTGAAAAATGGAGCATTGAAAGAAAGCACGTCCTTCGTGCAACACACCGGTTCCAGCGTCAATCCTGCTCGTCAAAAAGCCCCACACGCACACTCAATTAATCTCGATCCCCATAATCAGCATGCGATTGTGGCCGATCTGGGAATCGATCAACTGCGGGTCTACCAGTTTAATGCGGAAGATGGTTCCCTCACGCCTAATCCTGTCCCCGGATTCAAACTGTCCCCTGGAGCGGGACCCCGCCACTTTACCTTCCACCCTTCAGGGAAATGGGGATATGTCATCAATGAATTAAATCTGACCGTTACTGCCATGAATTACGATGCGAATACAGGAACCTTCGAGGAAATCCAGACTATACCTACGGTTCCAACGGGTACAGACTTCAAAGGTAATTCCACCGCGGAAGTACAAGTGCATCCTTCAGGGAAGTTTTTATACGGTTCGAACCGGGGTCCAAATACGCTGGTCATGTACCGCATTGATGAGCAGACCGGCAAACTGACTTCCATCGGTTTCCAGCCTACGGGGGGCGCCATGCCACGGAATTTCAAAATTGATCCATCGGGAACGTTTCTGCTCGCGGCAAACCAGAATACAAACAACATTGTTGTATTTCGGATCGATCAGAAAACCGGATTGCTCCAACCAACCGATCATGAGATCCAGGTTCCCAAACCGGTCTGCATCAAATTCCTCCCGATCACTGCTACCCCTTGAGTCGCGTACGGACTATAATTCACTTCTGTTAATACCGTTCAGACGAAGCCGGCTCCTCAACGAAGTGAAAAGAGATGTGGATTAAAATCTGTGGCATACGAGACCCCGATACAGCGTGTATGGTCGCCGATCTGGGTGCTACGGCTCTGGGATTGAATTTCTATGAGCGTTCTCCCCGCTCCATTGATCTTGCTGCTGCCAGACAGATCCAGACAGCAATTGGCTCACGCGAAGTCACACTGGTTGGATTATTCGTCAATCACTCACTGGCTGATGTGATTACGACCTGTCACGAGCTATCCTTAAACATGATTCAGTTACATGGTGAAGAAACACCTGAGTTTCTGGCAGAACTGGTTCAACAGATCCCCAAACTCGTCATCATTAAGGCGATTCGTACCAGTGAACCAGATCTCGCATTTCTGAAATCTTATCTGGAAACCTGTGACCAGGTTGGAAAGCGTCCCGACCACATATTGCTAGACGCTTATTCACCGATCGCCTACGGAGGCACGGGTCATCTTGCTCCCTGGAAAATGATTCGAGAAGAATACCAGTATCTTGACTGGCCTTCGCTGATATTAGCAGGAGGACTGACCCCGGAGAATGTGGCAGAAGCAATCAGCGCCGTTCAACCTTTTGGTGTCGATACAGCCAGTGGAGTTGAGGATCAACCGGGAGTTAAAAACCCATCTCGGGTTAAAGCATTCATAAAACAAGCCAAAAGTGAAGAAAACCCATCGCTAAATCCGCTATAATGGGGCTCAATGTTCACCTGAAAGATCAAGATTCATGACAGTTTTCCATAACTGCCTTGAGTATCGGCTGATAGAGGCATACCATATACGCAGGACAGGTGTGTCTTGAGGATGTGGCGCTGGGTCACTTTAATTCAGGAGTCGCGAGAAACAACTGGTTTCTCCAGGGAATTTAAAAAACCATGTCAACCGATTACACGATTTTATTGATCGAAGATGACCGTGAAATTTCAAGTACTTTAAGCGGTGTTATCAAGTCAGCAGGTTACAATATCATTGTTGCCCCCAATGGTCTGGAAGGTCAAAAGCTGGCACAATCTGAAAACCCGGACCTGGTCATTACCGATATGATGATGCCTAAAATGGGTGGTTTCCCAGTACTGGAGTCTCTCAAATCACTCCCCTCCCCCCCCAAAGTGATTATGATTACCGCTAATGAAGGGGGTCGACATAAAGCTTACGCTGAAATGCTGGGAGTGGATGATTATCTGCGAAAGCCATTTGCAATGGATATCTTTCTGGATGCCATTGCCCGCGTCCTTGCCAAAGACAGCAGTGACGATGAGAAACCAGATAAGGGACCGGTCACGCGTTCTCGGAAAAAATCCTGATCTGTCAAGAAGCTTTCAACCGCTGACGACAAATGCGACATAGTACCAGTACAAACCTGTTACCGATGTCAGTGTAATATCAATTGTCGAGATCCAGCCCAGCTTCTTATGAAGACTGCTATGGGCACAGGGTGCAGGTGGATCAGGAATCCGTTTCAGTGCCAGAAACAGTGTTGCGCCCCAGAACAGCGGTGTGCTGACAGCGAAAATCAGGTGGACATACAACACATTTCGAACGTATTGGAACTGTTCGGGAGTCAACGGGGTCTCGCGTTGATTGACGATATTCTGCCAACCGCCGTGCATGAGCTGCACGTCCACTTCAAACGCAGTTACTGCAACGAGCAGGACTGCCCCCAGTAATATCTGCAGTTTTTTGTGTAAGGAAAAATTATGTCTGATTTTGACCGTGAACAGACTGAATAACAATAAAGGCACAATCAGGATGAGTGCCGAAACAACAAAATCCAACATGAATGTTGAGCGATAGCCTAAAAATCCATGCTCCATTTGAAAATCCTGTCTGGGAATAGGTAGAGACCAAACTTAT is from Gimesia maris and encodes:
- a CDS encoding POT family MFS transporter, translated to MAQAKYKTAPVPTEKMPSGIPYIVGNEAAERFSFYGMRGILVVFMTQFMLNASGKPDHMQNEQAIAYFHQFVAAVYFFPLLGSILSDVFWGKYKTILILSIVYCLGHLALAIDETRVGLFIGLSLIAIGAGGIKPCVSAHVGDQFGNKNHHLLSKVFGWFYLAINLGAFVASIMIPKVLEYYGPHYAFGIPGILMLLATILFWLGRNQFVHIPASGWKKFRTETFGKEGLQALLNLSVLYYVFLPIFWSLFDQTGSSWVLQGVNMNQDLMTPWGNIKLGAAEVQAFNPLFILILIPTFSYVIYPLIDKVFPLTPLRKISIGFFLAAASFAITALIQIRIDSSAGSPPSILWQALPYFVLTAGEVMVSITCLEFSYTQAPKSMKSFIMSLYFLSMTAGNLMTAEVNKFIMIDENTSRLEGASYFWFFSGLMFVAAVLFVFVARFYKGKTYIQDDDAETALAEEEGIQ
- a CDS encoding metallophosphoesterase family protein, which produces MAHENYSGVLLIGDPHVEGRIPGFRKDDYPLVVLEKLSWCIETAREQNLLSVLLGDLFHVPRDNQNWLLCQLLNLFETPVYGIYGNHDCRENQLNEHDTLSILIQAGKYHLLSDETPWRGKMQGRPVLIGGTSWGKKLPKSLEIDPCEETPLAIWVSHHDLIVPGYEEQGHYKPYEIKGVDYVINGHIHRRLEDVVKGQTTWVTPGNIVRRSRSDASRAHVPSVLKLEVTGEGWQRSVIEVPHRPFDEIFHAEVQDDSEQGLPSAFISGLAELQTRRTDSGAGLKLFLEKNLTQFQAAVADEVRKLASEVSHHVD
- a CDS encoding AAA family ATPase gives rise to the protein MEIILSDMLKRITLHNFMSHSHTVIDLSPGLTVLTGPNNCGKSAFVSALQILAENTTGDFMVRHGEKECRVIVETDDGHTIEWKRKKKTVSYNIDGVDYHRLRNSVPDQLHEILKLSKVKAGDTDEFDVHFGEQKSPIFLLGDRGSRAARFFASSSDASVLIEMQKLHRSKVKSAQQEYQRQQNELKSTEIVLELLKPVPELETRLESLNLSYEALLKEQQRIRDLEAFLQDYQHADQRVLQLTGTVATLNKLPGSLEQENEKPLEVLTQRYEAFENKTRVAHFQVSTLQPLANPPPLEQTERLEKLIREIRTQELELRSASATGDCLNLLKEPPSLAETDPLQKLIQKIAVSEERRQLDRLESEVLEACVPPPELTDLERIEQLCQQWEQAAVQFNHQQVIHAECESEYEAVRDQLQNWVKENPSCPTCGAALEPDQFIRTAETGLKGHAHGA
- a CDS encoding lactonase family protein, whose protein sequence is MFSSYSILTGVLILLPILCSLFDSQLLSAAEEYRVYVGTYTRGSESQGIYQLSMDSQTGKLSLVNVTENVDNPSFLAIHPNQKFLYAVNEVRNFKGQKSGAVSAFSIDPQSGNLTFLNQQASRGGDPCHLVVDATGKYVLVANYGGGNICSLPLLKNGALKESTSFVQHTGSSVNPARQKAPHAHSINLDPHNQHAIVADLGIDQLRVYQFNAEDGSLTPNPVPGFKLSPGAGPRHFTFHPSGKWGYVINELNLTVTAMNYDANTGTFEEIQTIPTVPTGTDFKGNSTAEVQVHPSGKFLYGSNRGPNTLVMYRIDEQTGKLTSIGFQPTGGAMPRNFKIDPSGTFLLAANQNTNNIVVFRIDQKTGLLQPTDHEIQVPKPVCIKFLPITATP
- a CDS encoding phosphoribosylanthranilate isomerase codes for the protein MWIKICGIRDPDTACMVADLGATALGLNFYERSPRSIDLAAARQIQTAIGSREVTLVGLFVNHSLADVITTCHELSLNMIQLHGEETPEFLAELVQQIPKLVIIKAIRTSEPDLAFLKSYLETCDQVGKRPDHILLDAYSPIAYGGTGHLAPWKMIREEYQYLDWPSLILAGGLTPENVAEAISAVQPFGVDTASGVEDQPGVKNPSRVKAFIKQAKSEENPSLNPL
- a CDS encoding response regulator transcription factor produces the protein MSTDYTILLIEDDREISSTLSGVIKSAGYNIIVAPNGLEGQKLAQSENPDLVITDMMMPKMGGFPVLESLKSLPSPPKVIMITANEGGRHKAYAEMLGVDDYLRKPFAMDIFLDAIARVLAKDSSDDEKPDKGPVTRSRKKS
- a CDS encoding DUF420 domain-containing protein; this encodes MEHGFLGYRSTFMLDFVVSALILIVPLLLFSLFTVKIRHNFSLHKKLQILLGAVLLVAVTAFEVDVQLMHGGWQNIVNQRETPLTPEQFQYVRNVLYVHLIFAVSTPLFWGATLFLALKRIPDPPAPCAHSSLHKKLGWISTIDITLTSVTGLYWYYVAFVVSG